One genomic window of Quercus robur chromosome 6, dhQueRobu3.1, whole genome shotgun sequence includes the following:
- the LOC126690144 gene encoding uncharacterized protein LOC126690144, with amino-acid sequence MALLRSCGLTETQTREMSEERSGGRAPSGSIGSSRGSTWRERRQKRQEDREHPRGEERSGLGEGSDQTHRTVSGVSAHRQYDDRDRELERLHRLVMDLELEARGRRQERNRNLRQRRNWGEEGSSQSGTQRFQNRSRSQESRRHSRETRHHRDRSRSHGYDDRGSESPEEWQPHNAAMDAMSRALRMAAQSLFSDEIERAPMPSRFT; translated from the coding sequence ATGGCTCTCCTACGAAGTTGTGGTTTGACTGAGactcaaacaagggaaatgtCCGAGGAGCGTTCGGGAGGGCGTGCACCGAGCGGTTCcataggatcttctcggggatcgacgtggagggagagaaggcaaaAACGGCAAGAGGATAGGGAGCACCccagaggagaggaaaggtccggattgggagaagggtCGGATCAGACCCACCGAACGGTTTCGGGTGTCTCGGCGCATAGGCagtatgatgatagagaccgagaACTGGAGCGGTTGCACAGACTGGTAATGGATCTAGaactggaagcaaggggtcgacGCCAAGAAAGGAATCGCAACCTCCGGCAAAGGAGGAATTGGGGCGAGGAGGGCTCCAGTCAATCTGGTACGCAACGATTCCAAAACCGATCACGCTCTCAAGAGTCACGCCGGCACTCCCGAGAGACACGTCATCACCGGGACCGTTCACGGTCGCATGGATACGATGACCGAGGGTCAGAATCGCCGGAGGAATGGCAGCCCCACAATGCTgccatggacgccatgagccgaGCCCTACGAATGGCTGCCCAGTCACTGTTCTCCGACGAGATTGAACGGGCCCCTATGCCGAGTAGATTTACATGA
- the LOC126688629 gene encoding uncharacterized protein LOC126688629 isoform X1, whose translation MASSTSVPAASLCPTRGLSLHTLTRRPLRTTSLTTRRSSLKTRICAKLAEKTELKYNKVGDSDLVISEITYGTMTFGEQNTEKEAHEILSYATERGINALDTAEAYPIPIRKETQGKTDLYIGSWLKSQPRDKVILATKVSGYSERSSYLRDNAKVLRVDAANIKESVEKSLKRLGTDYIDLLQIHWPDRYVPLFGEFFYDPSKWRPSVPFVEQLKAFQELIDEGKVRYIGVSNETSYGVMEFIHAAKVEGLPKIVSIQNSYSLLVRCRFETDLVEVCHPSNCNIGLLAYSPLGGGSLSGKYIDTNSEAARKGRLNLFPGYMERYNKSVAREATIKYLELAKKHGLTPVQLALGFVRDRPFMTSSIIGATSVEQLKEDVDAFLTTERPLPLEVMADIENIFKRYKDPTIL comes from the exons ATGGCCTCGTCGACTTCAGTCCCAGCTGCTTCCCTCTGCCCCACTCGCGGCCTCTCTCTCCATACCCTCACGCGCCGCCCCCTCAGAACTACATCGCTCACCACCAGGAGGAGCTCTCTCAAGACTCGCATTTGCGCCAAACTCGCCGAAAAGACCGAGTTGAAGTACAACAAAGTCGGGGACTCCGACCTCGTTATTAGCGAAATCACTTATGGAACT ATGACATTTGGAGAGCAAAATACAGAGAAAGAAGCTCATGAAATTCTTAGCTATGCAACTGAGCGTGGCATTAATGCTTTAGACACTGCCGAGgct TACCCAATTCCAATAAGGAAGGAGACCCAAGGAAAAACTGATCTCTATATTGGTAGCTGGCTAAAGTCTCAACCTCGTGACAAG GTTATTTTGGCAACAAAAGTTAGTGGTTATTCAGAACGATCAAGTTATTTGCGTGACAATGCGAAGGTTTTACGGGTTGATGCTGCAAATATCAAAGAAAGTGTAGAGAAAAGCCTTAAACGCCTCGGCACTGATTACATTGATTTGTTGCAAATTCATTG GCCTGATCGCTATGTGCCATTGTTTGGTGAGTTCTTTTATGATCCTTCAAAATGGAGGCCAAGTGTGCCATTTGTGGAGCAACTGAAGGCTTTTCAAGAACTTATTGATGAAGGAAAG GTACGCTACATTGGTGTTTCTAATGAGACTTCATATGGAGTAATGGAGTTCATTCATGCAGCAAAAGTTGAGGGACTTCCGAAGATTGTCAGTATCCAGAACAGCTACAGTCTGCTAGTTAGATGTCGTTTTGAAA CTGATCTTGTCGAAGTTTGCCACCCAAGCAATTGTAACATTGGTTTACTGGCTTATTCTCCGCTGGGTGGTGGATCGCTTTCGGGGAAATATATAGATACCAATTCAGAAGCAGCAAGAAAAGGAAGACTAAACCTCTTCCCCGGCTACATGGAAAGATATAACAAATCTGTTGCCAGG GAAGCAACAATAAAATATCTTGAGTTGGCCAAGAAGCATGGCCTTACTCCAGTTCAGCTTGCACTAGGTTTTGTGCGAGACCGGCCATTTATGACAAGTTCAATCATTGGTGCAACCTCTGTCGAACAACTAAAGGAAGATGTAGATGCTTTTCTGACAACTGAACGGCCTTTGCCACTAGAAGTGATGGCAGAtattgaaaacattttcaagaGATACAAAGATCCTACCATCCTTTGA
- the LOC126688629 gene encoding uncharacterized protein LOC126688629 isoform X2, whose product MASSTSVPAASLCPTRGLSLHTLTRRPLRTTSLTTRRSSLKTRICAKLAEKTELKYNKVGDSDLVISEITYGTMTFGEQNTEKEAHEILSYATERGINALDTAEAYPIPIRKETQGKTDLYIGSWLKSQPRDKVILATKVSGYSERSSYLRDNAKVLRVDAANIKESVEKSLKRLGTDYIDLLQIHWPDRYVPLFGEFFYDPSKWRPSVPFVEQLKAFQELIDEGKVRYIGVSNETSYGVMEFIHAAKVEGLPKIVSIQNSYSLLVRCRFETDLVEVCHPSNCNIGLLAYSPLGGGSLSGKYIDTNSEAARKGRLNLFPGYMERYNKSVAREATIKYLELAKKHGLTTVLNYKLS is encoded by the exons ATGGCCTCGTCGACTTCAGTCCCAGCTGCTTCCCTCTGCCCCACTCGCGGCCTCTCTCTCCATACCCTCACGCGCCGCCCCCTCAGAACTACATCGCTCACCACCAGGAGGAGCTCTCTCAAGACTCGCATTTGCGCCAAACTCGCCGAAAAGACCGAGTTGAAGTACAACAAAGTCGGGGACTCCGACCTCGTTATTAGCGAAATCACTTATGGAACT ATGACATTTGGAGAGCAAAATACAGAGAAAGAAGCTCATGAAATTCTTAGCTATGCAACTGAGCGTGGCATTAATGCTTTAGACACTGCCGAGgct TACCCAATTCCAATAAGGAAGGAGACCCAAGGAAAAACTGATCTCTATATTGGTAGCTGGCTAAAGTCTCAACCTCGTGACAAG GTTATTTTGGCAACAAAAGTTAGTGGTTATTCAGAACGATCAAGTTATTTGCGTGACAATGCGAAGGTTTTACGGGTTGATGCTGCAAATATCAAAGAAAGTGTAGAGAAAAGCCTTAAACGCCTCGGCACTGATTACATTGATTTGTTGCAAATTCATTG GCCTGATCGCTATGTGCCATTGTTTGGTGAGTTCTTTTATGATCCTTCAAAATGGAGGCCAAGTGTGCCATTTGTGGAGCAACTGAAGGCTTTTCAAGAACTTATTGATGAAGGAAAG GTACGCTACATTGGTGTTTCTAATGAGACTTCATATGGAGTAATGGAGTTCATTCATGCAGCAAAAGTTGAGGGACTTCCGAAGATTGTCAGTATCCAGAACAGCTACAGTCTGCTAGTTAGATGTCGTTTTGAAA CTGATCTTGTCGAAGTTTGCCACCCAAGCAATTGTAACATTGGTTTACTGGCTTATTCTCCGCTGGGTGGTGGATCGCTTTCGGGGAAATATATAGATACCAATTCAGAAGCAGCAAGAAAAGGAAGACTAAACCTCTTCCCCGGCTACATGGAAAGATATAACAAATCTGTTGCCAGG GAAGCAACAATAAAATATCTTGAGTTGGCCAAGAAGCATGGCCTTACTACAGTTCTCAATTATAAGTTGTCATAA